A part of Neoarius graeffei isolate fNeoGra1 chromosome 8, fNeoGra1.pri, whole genome shotgun sequence genomic DNA contains:
- the LOC132889876 gene encoding uncharacterized protein LOC132889876: MVIFADALFRCLKGTVPSDRASQVLRSATRSTRASHPCVLELGNPEETRRLIRFRAENEQRFLKSKAAAKKLWETLIKELGLEGKVTSQQASKKWENLKKKYKELKNPLSGSGTDEGQTTTCTWQFFEDMHEVLGSRPSIDPPVVVESFCPDADPTLLLMEIAGPSSDTFFPMAASTSDADTSSTSSPAPIPPTPSPKKKRKLDLINFLAQESEKVQKRHEETEEKTERFLGLFEKLVEKLFHFVFLLNQVNFLIFETCKVCLYLTCLDCVVSVFLGGSHWCWRVTCFNQHVTPQHQCVPLKKTEATPYKHVR; encoded by the exons atggttatctTTGCAGATGCCCTCTTCAGATGCCTCAAAGGTACTGTGCCCAGTGACAGAGCATCACAGGTACTGCGTTCAGCCACTAGAAGCACCAGAG CTTCCCATCCCTGTGTACTTGAACTAGggaatccagaggaaacacgccgcttgattcgctttcgagctgagaatgagcagcgatttctgaaatccaaagctgctgctaaaaagctttggga GACGCTGATCAAGGAGCTTGGCCTGGAGGGAAAGGTGACCTCCCAGCAAGCATCAAAAAAGTGGGAGAACTTGAAAAAGAAGTATAAG GAGCTGAAAAATCCACTCTCTGGGAGTGGGACAGATGAGGGCCAAACAACTACGTGCACATGGCAGTTTTTTGAGGACATGCACGAGGTGTTGGGATCCAGGCCATCCATTGACCCTCCAGTGGTAGTGGAATCATTTTGTCCTGATGCTGATCCCACACTTCTTCTGATG GAAATCGCCGGGCCCTCCTCAGACACCTTTTTTCCCATGGCAGCCAGCACCTCTGATGCTGACACATCATCTACCTCTAGCCCTGCTCCTATTCCCCCAACCCCGTCcccaaagaagaagaggaagttaGACTTGATAAATTTCCTTGCACAGGAGAGTGAGAAGGTGCAGAAGCGCCATGAGGAGACCGAGGAGAAGACGGAGCGCTTTTTGGGTCTTTTTGAAAAATTGGTAGAAAAACtttttcattttgtcttcttGTTAAATCAAGTCAACTTTCTTATATTTGAGACATGTAAAGTTtgtctttacctgacatgtttggaCTGTGTAGTTTCCGTCTTCCTCGGAGGGTCACACTGGTGTTGGCGTGTGACATGCtttaatcagcacgtcacaccccAACACCAGTGTGTCCCTCTGAAGAAGACGGAAGCTACACCGtacaaacatgtcaggtaa